GGCGTCCCTGATGGAACGGCTCCACGGCGGCGGACTCGCCCTGAGTGCCCCGGTGCGGTCCTCCGGGGGGCTGCTGGCGGAGACCGTGCAGACCACGCTGGGGACCGTACGGGCGATGTGCGTCGAGGGCGCGCCGGGTGAGTCCGTCGGACTCGACGCGCTCTCGGAGCGGCAGGCGCACGCCTGGGGGGCGCTGCTCGCGCACACGCATGAGCACGCCGCCGGGCTCAGGGACGGACTCCCGCACGCGCTGGACGGGATCGGCCGGGCGGCCGAGCTGTACCCGGACGACACCGAACTGGCGGCGGCCGTGGGCCGGATCGGCTCCCGGCTCGCCGGGCTGCCCCGGGACCCCGCGCGGTACGGCGTCGTCCACGGCGACTTCGAGCTGGACAACCTGGCCTGGGAGGGGGATGTGCCCCGGGCGTTCGACTTCGACGAGGCCGCCCTGTCGTGGTACGCGGCGGACATCGCCCACGCCCTGCGCGACCTGACCGACGGCGGAGTGCCGACGGCGGCGCACCGTCCGCTCCACGACACCTTTCTGACGGGCTATCGGGAGGTCCGGCCGCTGCCGGACGCGGAGCCCCGCGCACTGACCCTGTTCGCCGGGGCGAACGCCGCCCGGAGTCTGGTGGAGCTGAGTCCCGTGCTGCGCACCCTCGACGAGGGGCGCCCCGACGAGCTGGACGGTCTCCGCGCCGATCTCGTCGCGCACCGCGACGAGCAGCGCCGCGTGGTGCTCGCGGCGGCGGGTTGAGTGCGCTCCACGCCCCGGCCGGCCGCACTCGCATCGGACGATCGCCGTCGTCTCCATGGCGGCAACCGTGCTGGAGAACGGTAAAACGCCGCTTGCGCCGCTGGTCAAAGACGTGCTAGACGCTCCGCGCGAAACGCGTGACCCGGCTGTCGGCGCAGGTCACCTCCGGGTGTACGGGCCCGCGGCAGGGGCAGCGTTCCGTGCGGGACGGCGCCGCACGGCTCCCGGGCGCACGTCCTCGGCGCGCGCTGCGTCCCGCTCCCTTGGGGGCCGGTGGAGCCACGGGGGTGCCGTGCCGCCGGCGGTCAGCCGGACCGCTCGGGCCGCCCGGGAACGGCTCTGCCGAGCGCCAGCAGGGCCACCAGCCGCCAGTCGGGACGGGGGCGGGGCGCGGGGGCCGCGGACCGGTGGCGGGGGACCAGCACCCGCAGGGCGCGGGGGCGCAGGGAGCAGTCCACCGGGGTGGGCAGCGTCAGGGCCTCCCCGTCGACCGCGACGGGGAGGCCGGGGGCGGCGGAGGTGACGTGGACCCGGCGGGCGGTCAGCGCGGTCAGACCGGCGGCCTGGGTGCCGCGCAGCGCGATCTCGGCGGCCTGGGCCGCGCTGTCCACCCGGATGCCGACGACGCCCAGCACCCCGCTGTCCAGGCGTTCCCTGCGGCCCGCGCCCAGCAGGTCCTCGGTGGTGTAGGGGTTGTTGCTGACCAGCAGGGCCTGGCGGCCGGGGAGCGGGGTGGCGTCCGCGGTCGCATCCAACTGCCGCCGGGGGCCCTGGAGCAGCAGATCGGGCA
The nucleotide sequence above comes from Streptomyces clavuligerus. Encoded proteins:
- a CDS encoding phosphotransferase enzyme family protein; protein product: MADAVAARWGCAEGTARWWRSSASHVFVLPDTPEPGAERYLRFVPERYAAYGRFTEVASLMERLHGGGLALSAPVRSSGGLLAETVQTTLGTVRAMCVEGAPGESVGLDALSERQAHAWGALLAHTHEHAAGLRDGLPHALDGIGRAAELYPDDTELAAAVGRIGSRLAGLPRDPARYGVVHGDFELDNLAWEGDVPRAFDFDEAALSWYAADIAHALRDLTDGGVPTAAHRPLHDTFLTGYREVRPLPDAEPRALTLFAGANAARSLVELSPVLRTLDEGRPDELDGLRADLVAHRDEQRRVVLAAAG